Part of the Halorubrum lacusprofundi ATCC 49239 genome, ACAGTGTCACGCGTGATGGACGGCGTCCGGAGATACATCGCTGACTCGTCGAACCGAAACGAGGATCACATTGAGAAAGCCGATGCAGCGCTCGGAGCCGTCGCCGTCAACTGCCTGCTCAACAGGGATGCAGAGTTTGTCGTCGTTGTAACGACGGATACCGATGCGGGGGAAGGAGTTGTCGCGGCCCTCGATGCAAATGGATTTGAAGACCGCGCCCGGTTCAAAGTTGGATTCGAACTGATTGACGAGATCACCTAAGATACTGTCCCGTTCCTCGGGGAGTACGGAGAAAGTGTGCGAACCGTTCTATGATACCTTCGTCCTGAACTCTGGGTAGTGTTCGCGGTACTGTACCAAAACTACTACTGGACGGTGATGTGAGCCGATACAGCGAGTTATTCTACTGGGACAGGATTAGACGTCGAATCAATGCCAGTGCGACCATCTTGGTGGCCACCACGCCACACGATGGTCCGGCATTTTTGAGGAACACTCTCTCGTGGGGCCGTGTTCCCACGGCAACTAAACACAGTGTAGAAACCCACATAAATAGTCGTATATTTGCTTGCAGGTTGAGGCCCACAATAACACGGAGATAGACCCCATTCCGATGAATTGGCAACCCCACAGAGTGGGTTCTCATAAGCCATTTTATAATAAACGCGCTTGTGGCGTAGATTGTTGGTGGACAATTGTCCGAGGATCTTGTAGGCACATTATTTTAGTAGAACTTCAAATATCTCTGTGGAAGTTTGTCACTTCATCGACTGACCGATAATACAAACTGCTAACAGAAACTGCGAAACCGATACAGACGGTGGACTTACCGCCTTCAACAGTCAAGCGATGATAGATGAATGAGGACAGTGAGCCCGGAGTAAGCGGGAAAGAGATGGGGGCAGGAATGGCGATCGGGATCGCAATCGGCGTTGCTATTGGTGCTGCTACGGATAATCTCGGACTGTGGATTGCACTCGGCGTTGCACTTGGTGCCGGAATTGGGGCTGGTTTGAGTAATCGGGAATAGGGGAGGAATGATCTCTAATTGATGAATTCGCATATCTACTTAACGGCTGTTTCAGCGCCAGAAGTAGAGAACTAATTGAGTTTCAACAGAGTCGGCAAGACACAGTTCGGACTGTGATCTGTGCGGAACAGTCAAAATTGCGGGGACTGTAGGTTATTCTACGATGAGTGCAGCAGATGAATCGATTCGCTCGAAGGCGATCGGTGCGGGAATCGGTATCGGGGTCGGTATTGGGGCCGGATGGGGGATAGTGATGGCGCTGATCATGGACGGAGATATCTCAATAGGAATCACGATTGGGGCGGGTGCTGGATTGATAATCGCACTCGTTTCCGGGGCTGCTGTCTATCAGACTGTAGCAACCGAATGATTCACCCGTAGTCTTCAGCGATCAGTTGTTTCCCGCCGGCATTGCCTGCAGAAGGTAATTTCAACGGAGCCTCCGTGTCAAGAACAGTAGAACAGTACCCTCATTTCAATCCACCACGTACTCTGTCAATATGCCTGACAACGTTCTCGTCGCGTTCGATGGGTCGCCACTCTCCGAGAGTGCGCTCACACACGCTGTCGAGAACTACCCGAACGCGAGCATTACCGCGATGTACGTCATCAATCCGATCGACTCGATTATCGATGTTGAGGCCGGCGGCCTCCCCGTCGCAGAAGACTGGTACGACAATGCCCAAGAACGAGCAACTGCCATCCAGACAACAGCCACGACTCTCGCATCGGATCACGATATCGACCTCAAGACTGTCACGGAAGTTGGCAAACCGGCACGAGAGATCGTCGAATATGCTGACAACCACGACATCGATCACATCGTCGTAGGAAGTCATGGCCGATCTGGAATCGACCGTGCGATTCTCGGAAGCGTCGCTGAGAGAGTTACCCGCCGAGCACGGATTCCGGTGACGATCATCAGCTGAGTGGTTCGAACCAGACAGGAGGTCGCTCAAGTAGACCGAGAATACGCTCTCGCGTGCGGTCAGACGAGGATACAGAAAATACCGGCTCTGTTGAAATCCTCAGAGAGTTACACGTCCATCCTGTAATTCTACGATATGAAGGCCCTCCCGAAGTCACAGATTCTCCGCTTTACTGAGAAAGCGATCCATCTGGCCCGCCGAGCAGTCTCTCGATACTCCTCGAAGTTTTCCAAACACCGCTATACACTTCCACAGCACGTTGTTCTGCTCTGTTTCAAAGTGCGGAAGAACACGACCTATCGTGGTCTGCTTGATGAACTGATCGAGATGCCACGCATTCGTCGCGCCCTCGGATTAGCTGAACTCCCTACGCCGTCAACGCTCTGTAAGGCGTTCAATCGGCTTGATATGGCTGTGTGGCGTGTCATACTGACTCTCTCAACGGCGCTTCTTCCGACGAGTGGCGTCGTTGGAGTTGATGCGTCAGGGTTCGACCGCAGTCACGCCTCGAAACACTACACGAAACGCGCCGAACTCACGATTCAGCAGCTCAAAGTGACGCTGTTGGTCGATGCGAAGGTGAACGCGATCATCGACCTACATGTGACGACGACACGAAAGCACGACAGCCAGATCGCCCCCTCTTTGATTAAGCGCAATCCCGAGGACATCGATATTCTGCTCGGTGACAAAGGCTACGACGACCAGAAAATCAGGCGACTCGTCCGTGAATACGAGGGTCGCCCACTGATTAAGCACCGTGAGTTCACACCAATTCATAAGGCATGGAACACGCGCTTAGATGCTGATCTTTACGGACAGCGTAGTCAATCCGAGACCGTCAACTCTACGCTCAAGCGGAAGTACGGTGCGTTCGTCCGATCACGACGATGGTGGAAACAGTTCCGTGAACTCACCATCGCCTGTATCGTTCATAATCTCGACCGGTCGCTCTGAGCGGTCTAGACAGACAAACTCAGTACTTCACAAAGCCGCTTAGTTAGAACGTCTGCTTGCTGAAGGTGTGTCTAAAACCAAACAAGCAGACGGTGAGATCCACGAGGACCAGCTTCTTAACTTTCTCGTCAACCGCCTTGACGAGGAAGTTTCGCTCTCGTTAGCCAATAACGCTGAAATCACTGCTGAAGACATCTATGAGGTCCTCGTCGGCGCTTGCGCCGACGGGACCTCTGTCTCTACGCTCTGTGCGTCGAGCCAGAACTCACCCGCTGGGAACACGGTCCTCTACCATCTTCGGACGAAGTTCGAGCCGGAACGGCTCGAACGAGTCGCTAACACGCTCCTGCGAAAGGATCTCGATGAATTGCTCCCCGAACAGGTGGAGGTCTGCGCAGACCTCCACCTGCGGCCCTACTACGGTGACGAAGACGACACAGACGGCCTCTATCACTCGGTAGCGAAGCGTGGAACCACTGCGTTCCACGCCTATGCCACACTCTACGCGCGTGTGAAGAACAAACGCTACACGCTGGCGGTACGCCGTCTCAAAGACGGCGATACCGCAAGTAGTGTCCTCGCTGAGTTCTTCGGTGTCCTCGACGGCCTTGACGCCGGGGTCAAGGCCGTCTACCTTGATCGCGGATTCTACGACAGTAAGTGTCTCACGCTGCTTCAGGCGCACAATTACGCGTACGTGATCCCGATCATCCGGTGGGGTGAGGCGATTCAGCAAGAGCTCTCGGAAGGATGGAGTCGCGTCATTCAGCATGATCTGACGGGGAAACTCGACGGTCACAGCTGGACCGTCGATTTTCCCGTCTACATCGACTGTACGTACCTAAATGGGAAGTATGACGAGAACGGTGTGGCGCGTCACGGCTACGCCGCTGACGCGCCGTTCATCGACTCACCACGGGACGCTCGATACCACTACTCGAAACGCTTCGGTATCGAGTCAAGCTATCGCTTGTTTGAGCAAGCGATAGCGACAACGACAACACGAGATCCAACGGTACGGCTGCTGTACGTGGTGGTGAGTCTCCTCTTACAGAACGTCTGGCGGTACCTTCACTACGAGTATGTGGCGACGCCCCGCCGAGGCGGGCGTCGCCTCTGGTGGTGGCCGTACAAGGAGTTCGTCAATATGATTCGACGAGCTGCGTGGACGGCCCTCGCGGTGCGTCGGGCCGTCCCCGCGAATCGGCCACCTGACGACCGATTCCACCGCTAACCACCGACCGAGCAAGCCAGCGGAGTGAGTGGCGACGCTGTCGCGTCGGCGGCTGACCGCCGCCGACAGCGACAGCTCTCCGTCGATCCGTCCGTAATTCTCTCGTCGAGACCGTCAGTACAACCGCTTCGACACAGAACTCAGGCCGCAGAAACAGCTAGCCGAGGATGCTTTGTGAGGTACTGATGTTGATCGTGTCTAGTATTTTATTCTGAATCAGAAGGGGGGAGTGCGTATTGAATATAATTTGCGCATCACCATTACAAAGACTTCTGAAGACTCGAAGTAAGTTCTTCTGCAGATTCGGATGCAGAAACAGTTCCGCCTCCTCATAGAGGATCAAGAGGGGTTGCCTCTGTTCATTTTCTTCACTATCTTCATTAGCTATAGAGAGCGAACCATCTCGAAGATCAGCAATAGTGCGAAGCATACTGAAAACCAGTACCCGCCTCACACCTTCACCAACATTCTCGTGTGACAAGGTGTCTTCAAGTTGATCATCTTCAATCCGAATATCCACGCCTCGGAATAATCTCCTACTCTCCACTCGTGGGAAATCCAACTCCACAGAATAATCTCTGAAGGCTTGCTTGAGATAATCACTTATTTGGGTCTCAAAGGCTTCTGAACTGGTGTCTAGTCGATCATATACACTGCCTAAATTTTCATCAAGTTGTTTGTTGATATCTTCCTCTAATTCACTATATAGGGCATCGGTCATTTCGCCTAGTTCGCCCGAAGTCTGGGCCGCATCTTCAACTTCTTTGATAGCAGGTATCTTGACCACGTCAGGAAGCACTACCTCTCTAATCAACTGTTTCGTACCCGAAGGAAAACTCGTAGGCTTCGGTTCAAATTCAAGACCCTCCGGCCGAGAGGCTATGTAACTCTCATACCCATCCTTCCATGCACCCTTCTGCTTCAGACTGTCTTCGTCGACATGTCCCGCGACTTCTGGATATTTTTCCCGCATCGCGTCCCGATAATCAGTGTTGGTGAACCCCTCTTTATCATCGATATTTCCCCACTGATCATCGCGGAAGTCCAGAAAAGTATCTTCACTCAGTTCCTCATCAATAGGCCTGAGTTGGATTACTTGGAATGATGTATTTCCCCCTTTCTCTTCCGATTCGGTAATACGACAGATTCCAAGATGATTGTCGAAGTCTTCCCAGTTTAGAAGGAGTTCTCGTACCTGCTCCCGCTTCCTCTCATCCTGTATCCGGTGTAGGTCTTTTTCTAATACATTAAAATACCCTCTGACCTCTACTGTTCGAGAAGTCTCCTTGTTCCAGTAGAGTTCCTCATCTTTCGTCTTATCCTCTTGCTCAAGCAGGTATTTGATAGATGAAACAATATTGGTTTTTCCAACGTTGTTTTTTCCTACGAGACAGTCAAGTCCTTCAAATGTTATTGCGTCATCTCCCCATTGTTCCTTTATCGAACGGTGATTTTTGACTTCTATCCTATCAAGATTCATTTTAATACCACCATTGAGCTATCGAACTTGTTCGTACTGGTACACATTTTTAATGTTGCTGTGGAAGCACTTCCCATGTGAAGACGCGTTCATCAAGTCTGTGTGAATATTTGCGGGAACACTGAAATAACGGTAGACTCCCCCACTGTTGAATTCGATCTCTAAGATTTGGTCGTCTTGATTATAGCCGACACTTCTTAGGTTGCTAGAAGATACGGAAGTCCTGTCCATAGGCCTGAATGTGAAAGGAAGTCATATAGTTCTACCTTTGTTCACAAGTTCATAGATCTGCAGACATTTATCCATCCACTAGCATGCATATCCTTTTCACTCATCGGTGGGTGTCAGTGATGTAGGACATGATTGAGTTGCTAGAAAAGGCAGCCTCTTTTCCAACAAGGAAAAATCTTAACAACCGTTTCGGTTGCGAGGATCCCCATTCGTGCCATGACTGAACGTCAAAGAGCCCTCGGTGATTTCGGTGGTGAAGGTAGAAACAGGAGCAAATCTAGCAGCGACCCCCCGGAGTACAATTACTCGATTGAGGGGCACATCGGCTATTTCTCGTGGTACCGCGGAACCCCATCGCTCTCTTTTATAGATTCTGATGCTACACTAAATTGCGACAGCTTAGTCGGTGAGTCACTCCGCGTCACCCTCCATGAGGAACGCGTCTGTGGTAACTGCGGCGAGAAGCTCTCGAAGCCGAAATACTCGGTATGTTACGACTGTAAACAACGGCCGCCATTTACGCAGTGCATCAAGACGCCGGGTACTGACTGTAAGAACGCCGACTGTCCATTCCCCGACTACAAGCGCGATGCGTGCGCCCACACTTACGTCGTTTACCTCGTCACGAAGGCTGATGTGAAGGTTGGCATCAGCCGGAGCGACCGTCGTCTCCAGCGGTGGGCCGAGCAGGGCGCGAGTCACGCTATCGTCGTTGCCGAAACGCCGAATCGAAAGTCGGCGGGGCTCATCGAGGAGGCGTTCAGTGATCGCTTTGAAACCCAGTCGAGTAGTTCATGGTACGAACCGCGGACGTCTCCTGTTGAGGATCTTGTTGAGGCCACCCGAACGGTGCCAGAGTACATTCCAGATGACTCACGGTTACACGCGTGTCTCACCCTCAACGATCTTGATGAGGATGTTGTCGCTGACCGAGTCGTATCAATACCTCACCGTGCGACCGGCATCGACCACGCGCGTGGTGTAAATCGACCCGAACTGGAGGTCGGCGATAACGGCGAGGGGACGATTTTAGGCGTTCGGGGGAGTGTCATCCTCACGGACTCCTTTGCACTTAATCTCAAGAAACGCCAAGGTTATCGAACGACCATCGAAACAACGGCCGAGCTTGCCGTCGAAGTGGAGGATAAACTCTGTTGTCTGCTACGATTCGTAGGCGGATTGTGGGACGGCGTGGCGCAGAAACTGCAGTCAGAACGACAACTGAAAGATAGCAATGACGGCACACATTACTCTGGAGGAGATGGACGTAGCGAACGATCTGGATGAGGGTGCAAAGTACACGACGACCTTCGAGGTCGTTGACGCTCAACACCACCCTAACCGTGGGCCCGGAAACCGCGTTCTCAAGTACGTAGACGAGACGGGTAGACGGCCAGGCATCACCCTTTGGGTAAACTCAACGCCTGACGAGGTGTACGAGACGGATTTCGAAGCCGGCGAGACATACACGCTGACAGACCTTCGCTACTCTATCAACGAGTCCAGTGGTCGAACCTTCTACAATCTTACTGCGACGGCCGATACTAAAGTGACTCAGTCGACGAGAGACGCGGACATAGGTGAGACCACCAGTTCTGCTGATGTAGAATCGTCATCCGGAGACGATGAGACATCGTCGGTTGACGTGAGGGCGAAGCAGGGGGGGACAGTAGCGAAGCAGAACGGAATAACACCGACTCGACAGGCGAGGAAAAGGAGCCCCGAGCCGTGTCCGCGTCGGTTGATGAAGAAATGCAGGCAGAAATCGATGATGCGTTCGCCGACGTACCTGAGTCAGCGACCGAGCAGACGGGACACGCGCTGACGACCTTCCGAAGTGAGAAATCACTCTCTGAATTTGCGGTTCACGAGTACACGCTGAAAGCCAAGGACGGGTACCGTCCCGATGATCATCAAGCCGCCCTGCGCGACACGTACAAGGCGAGACGAGACATCTTGGGAGAGTTTGAGAGCTCGTCTCCCCCGGTTATCGCCGTTCGAGATGCCCTCGCGCTCGCTACTCCGTCCCCACTCCCTGTTGAAGATTTAGAGCTGAAGAATTTCGAGATGGTCAACGACGGGCCACACACACTGGACTACACCGATTATAGTGACAAGGCTGTCACAAAGGGGCTCATCGACGCCTCACTCCGTCGCATTCTGGATGGTGACTATGAGGTTCGAGGCATCGACACGGTCCTCTCAAAGCGCCCTGTTATCCAGAAACAAGACTTCCGCCTGCACGAACGATGGAATCTCTCGCTATCGGTAACGAATGCTGGCGTCGTCTATCTCTCGGTTGACTTCCGGCACAAGACCATCTCTGAGTACACCCTCGACAAATTCGATCTCGATAAGCTCTATCGTGGCCTCCGCGTCAACGTAACGTACAAGCAGAGCGGGAAAGGGGCGTTCGTTGACGAGCTAATGGATAAGACGGTCAACGAGAGTATCGATGATATGGGTAATCAAAGCGTCGTTGAGTACCACGAGGGAGCAGAACGGATCCCCGACCGCGTTCTGAAAGAAATCGCTCGTGCTGACCGGCGGGTAGTGAAAGTCACCAAGCAGGGTTCGCACAACACCGAGTATTACCCCCAGCGACTCCTCGCCCTACAGGGTCACCCGCAGAACGTGAAGGCGTTTGCCCCGAGATTTAATGAGGCGACTCGCGGGAAGACGCGGCTATCTGCCCAACGGTGTCTCAATCGGGCGACAACTTTCGTCGAAAATCTTCCGCCGGTCATTCCGCTAGGAGGGGCGACTCTCTCGTTTGACGCAACACCGGTCAATGGCGATGACACTTGGGAGATGTCGCGGTTGTTTGAGACCGACGCCCACATCCTCCAGTTCGCCGAGGAGCAAACTGGTGACCATCCGCGACGGGTGAAGCACAATGAAGTGTACGAAGCCCCCGAGGAGTTCTCGGTGTGTCTCGTCCATCCGAGCGCGGGCCCACACGCTGAGCGGTGGGAAAACCTCGATCAGCAACTCAAGGACATCGGAGCGGGTCCTGAAGCGGTTAATCGGGTGCAGTACGACCCGTTCAAAACTGCTGATGAGATCTATACCGACCTGCTGGTTGACGTACCCGATGACCACGAGTACTCTGCCGCGTGTGTCATCCTGCCGAAGGCGGATTTCAGCATGGGTGAGAGTAGCGCGAGCGACATTTATCACGAGATGAAGAAAGCGCTCCGCCAGAGGCGTGTTGATAGCCAGATGGCCCATATCGACACGCTCGCCACCAGCTACGCGCTTCCGAACGTCGCGCTGGGATTGGTCGCTGCCGCGGGCGGCATTCCATTTACAACCGAGGATGCAATGCCAGGCGAGACGGATCTGTTCATCGGAATTGACGTATCCCATCGCTACCCGCGAGATACCGACGAACGTGTCCATATCGCCGCCTCAACGACGAGTATCTACGGCGACGGTACTATCCTCGGGTATACCTCTGCGAAACCCCAGACGGGTGAAAAGGTGCCGCCGAAAGAGCTGAAGAATCTCACGCGCCAATCGATCGCGGGGTACAAGCAGGAACACGGCGAATATCCAGACCGCATCGTCATCCACCGGGACGGATTCATGCGCGAGGATCTCGATCAGGTAGAGGAGATGTTAGAATCGATGGACATCAACTACGATGTTGTCGAGATTCGCAAGCAATCGCCAGCGCGCGTTCTCAACCTCGCAGACGGCGTCGCCAAGATACCCGACAAGGGCATTGCCGCACTCAACCGCGAGGAAAATAGAGCTATCCTCGCTACATTCGGTGACCCCGAGTCGCAAGCGACGAGCTCAAACACGGGACTTCCTCAGCCTATCCAAGTCGAGCGCAAGGCTGGCGACACTGACATCAAAACGTTGGTCGTGTCGCAAAGTCCTCTAGAGTTCAGTAGTAACTGACTCCCGTGAAGGCGGGGTTGCCTCTGGTGTCCAAACCGAGGTACCCCATGCACGCCACAATCGACGTGCGGTTCGAACTGAGTATCGACGACGACAAAACGCTACCGCTCGCCACGCTTGCCGAGGCCGTCACTGACCAGAACCTCGAAGCAGTCCTTCTCGAATCGCTGGTCGAGAGCCTCGACGCCGCCAGCGTCGAGGCGCTCTGTGGTGAGAAACACGCACATGGCAACGGTGACCAGCGCTTCCAACGCGCCGGCACCGACACCCGCACAGCTGTCACAACTGCCGGAGAACACGAGTTCTCTCTCCACTACGTCGAAGATACAGCCGCTTCCCCAGACGAATCCAGCTACTTCCGGCCCGTCGAAGACGTTCTCGACTTCGACGGGCAGAACCGCTATCAGCAGGACATCGCCGCCAAAAGCGTCGATCTCGCTACCTCGCTCAGCTATCGAGACGCTGCCAATCACGGCGACAGCTTCGTCTCGATGCCGTCGCCGACCACCATCAACCGCCGTGCCAAGAAATACGGCCACAAGCTCAAACAGTTCCTTCCAGACTGTGTCGCTGGCACAGACGCTGACGCCGTCATTCCTGACGGGACAAAGTGCCACAGCCAAGACGACGACCGCTCGTCCCACTCCGTCCAAGCAACGCTCGGCGAAGACACCGCCGAAGAGTCACGCTCCCTGCTGGATCTGTCGGTCAACGCTGACTGGGACGAAACTGCCGCCGAACTCGATGATATCGGCGCAGTCACTGACGACGCGACGGTCGTCAGTGACGCTGATAGCGGCATCGTCACAGCCTTTACCGACGAAAACCGTGACCACCAGCTCGATCTCGTCCACGTCGGCCGAACGCTGGGTTACACCCTCTGGGACGATGGCGTCTTCTCCTTGGACCGTCGGAAGGAGATCGTTTCGGAGGTGATCGACGAGGTGTTCCATCTGAAGAACTCTGTGGCGAAGCATCGTCCAGCGGAGGAGTTCGCGGCGATCCGCTCGCGGATCGCGCGAACGAGAGAGCGATTAGAGAAGACAGCGTGGCAACTGGAGCAGTTCGGGTCAGCAAAGGCTGCAGGGTATCTTCGGCGGTGGCTGCCGTCGATTGTGACGTTCGCCGAGCACGCTGTCGAGGGGTTCGAGGTTCCGTGGACCTCGAACCCCGTCGAACGACTGATGGGCGAGGTCAGCAAGCGGTGCAAGAACCAGTGGATGCGCTGGACAGCAGAGGGATTGGAAGCGATACTCCAACTTCGGTTGGTGAAGTACGCCGACCCCGAGTACTACCAAGCGTTCCTCGACGAACTGCTCCAACGTTCGACCAAAACAGCAATCAACTGTGACCTCTCAATTGAGAGTACCAGCGGCAAAGTCTAGACCGCTTTGCAACACGACCAAAACGTTGACTGCGCAAGTCTACCTACTGAGCCAGTCCCACGTCGGTGCGATGAACTCAACTGCTCGTCTACCCATTACTACCTACTATGCTGACCGTGCGAGCGAGGCCGCAGCCGAGGGGTACCTTCCGGAAACTTCGAAACTCCGCCAGAACATCGGCTTCATCTGACGAAGCACGGAGTTCTTTCCCAGAGATGGATAATCGATGTTCTGTTGTTATGATGATTTGAGACTCAGTTGCTGTGATGAGTGAGACAGGCGGGAAGGCCCTTGATTTCGACTGCCCGTACGTCGGGCTGTTTGACAACCATCTGGCCCTTGTTGAATTGAGTGACGGCCTCTTTGAACTCCTTCGGGACGAACACGTCATGGCTTTCGACCACGTCGCGTTCGAGACCGAGGTAGATGCGGGTATTCATTTGCTTTCGAACGTCCTCATCAATGTCTTGGGGCGTCTGGGTGATGATGTAGAGCCCGAACTTGTCCTTTCGCCCTCGTTTCGCGGCTTGTCTGAACTTCCGGACGAGGTAGCCAGAGCGTGATCCGAGGTCGGATGGTGTGGTGAGGTACTCGTGTGCTTCGTCCAGCGAGAGGAGCATCGGCGTTCCTTTGATATGTGGGAACTCCACATCGCTGCCGATTTTATTCGTGACGACATGGGCAAGCAAACAAGATACCACTAAGCGGTCGGTCGATCCACGGAGATGATCAGTCGGTATGATGGTGACCTTCCCCGGAGAAAACATCTCGCTGGTGAGGTCGAACAACGACTGGTCGCCGTTGTCGAAAACTCGGTTAAACTCGTACTGCCCCACGAGGCGTTCGCGGGCGGCTGTCTTGACGCTCCCGTTCTCAGTGATGCGGTCCTCGTCCTCGTCCAGCATGTTATCTGCGAAGTTCGAGAACTCCCCGTAGGTATAGGGCGCGTTGTGGTTGTGGAAGTACTCCGTAATGAGATCGTTGATGGCATCTTTCGTGCGGTCTGGGGGCGAGGATTTGTAGAGGAGTTGGCGATTCCTTCGGACGAGTTCGAACGGGATACTGAACTCCGTACAGTTCGGGTGAGAGGGGTGGGTGTCGTTGATGTTCGGGACGTACACACCGAAGTCGACGTTGCTGTCGGGGCTGTCAAGTCCCCCGTGAAGGATATTCTGTTCCTCCAGCATCTCTTGGAACTCGTCCT contains:
- a CDS encoding ATP-binding protein, translated to MTEDFSLDDARAEDERASEEATDETQLKDAPAPFGDHNGERVGHITAQDNPIVVDREESVIRAFVDSDSREGVRLGNYLRIPYAPLEDEEYSRAMLVGVIKRLEYATIADINDKQDGGYANPPGEHSFSYVAQIEPISIVEFDETDTENQFTQATVDKPPKPGANTCLVEDRAFLRSALRLPDRGVFLGHMAVSGDRIPTEEEPLPYYMFNPNATDGNEDEGEPAIFRHTQVAGSTGQGKTHGSKNILRNLSTGKEYSIEVPPEEQDGENVDVVEDRQRALNVTVIDPEGEYVEMGDDPDPETQADYYEDEFQEMLEEQNILHGGLDSPDSNVDFGVYVPNINDTHPSHPNCTEFSIPFELVRRNRQLLYKSSPPDRTKDAINDLITEYFHNHNAPYTYGEFSNFADNMLDEDEDRITENGSVKTAARERLVGQYEFNRVFDNGDQSLFDLTSEMFSPGKVTIIPTDHLRGSTDRLVVSCLLAHVVTNKIGSDVEFPHIKGTPMLLSLDEAHEYLTTPSDLGSRSGYLVRKFRQAAKRGRKDKFGLYIITQTPQDIDEDVRKQMNTRIYLGLERDVVESHDVFVPKEFKEAVTQFNKGQMVVKQPDVRAVEIKGLPACLTHHSN